A genomic stretch from Vibrio algarum includes:
- a CDS encoding NAD(P)/FAD-dependent oxidoreductase, translating into MTRIIVVGGGAGGLELATKLGNKLGRKNIAEITLVDRKGSHLWKPLLHEVATGSLDEGVDAISYRAHAKNHHFNFRLGSLETIDRERKVIVLADLTDDNGELLLPQRELEYDILVMAIGSTSNDFNTPGVRDNCIFLDSPEQAHRFRTQMNNEFLKLHAKGEGTVDIAIVGAGATGVELSAELHNAIKELRTYGFGDLDSSKLNVNLVEAGERILPALPARISSSAHQELTKLGVTVRTSTMVTQAEPDGLTTKDGDKIHAHIMVWAAGIKAPDFMKDIAGLETNRINQLVVNDTLQTTRDESIFAIGDLAQCTQADGSFVPPRAQAAHQMASQAYNNIMAKLNGKVLKPYVYKDHGSLVSLSQFSTVGSLMGNLTKGSMMIEGRIARVVYISLYRMHQMALHGMFKTTLMMLVGRINRVLRPNLKLH; encoded by the coding sequence ATGACTCGAATCATTGTTGTCGGCGGTGGAGCTGGTGGTTTGGAGCTAGCAACTAAGCTAGGTAATAAACTAGGACGTAAAAACATAGCAGAAATCACGTTAGTCGATAGGAAAGGCAGCCACTTGTGGAAGCCCTTGCTTCATGAAGTAGCCACAGGTTCACTCGACGAAGGGGTTGATGCCATAAGTTATCGTGCTCACGCCAAAAATCATCATTTTAACTTTCGTTTAGGTAGTTTAGAAACTATTGACCGTGAACGTAAGGTGATTGTTCTTGCTGATTTAACCGATGACAATGGTGAACTGTTGCTTCCGCAGCGCGAACTGGAATATGACATATTGGTTATGGCGATTGGGTCTACCTCTAATGACTTCAATACCCCAGGTGTTAGAGATAATTGCATATTCTTAGATAGCCCAGAGCAAGCACATCGTTTTCGTACACAAATGAATAATGAGTTCCTTAAGCTGCATGCAAAAGGGGAAGGGACGGTCGACATTGCAATAGTTGGCGCGGGAGCAACTGGTGTTGAGTTATCTGCCGAACTTCATAATGCCATTAAAGAATTAAGAACCTATGGCTTTGGCGATCTAGATTCAAGTAAACTAAATGTTAACCTAGTAGAAGCAGGTGAACGAATTCTTCCTGCCCTACCAGCAAGAATCTCATCGTCTGCGCATCAAGAGTTAACCAAACTTGGCGTAACAGTAAGAACGTCAACTATGGTGACTCAAGCCGAGCCTGACGGTTTAACCACAAAAGACGGTGACAAAATTCACGCTCATATTATGGTTTGGGCAGCAGGAATTAAAGCACCAGACTTTATGAAAGATATTGCGGGCTTAGAAACGAATCGTATTAACCAGCTTGTAGTAAACGACACGTTACAAACGACTCGAGATGAATCTATTTTTGCGATTGGTGACTTAGCTCAGTGTACACAAGCGGATGGCTCTTTTGTTCCTCCTCGTGCTCAAGCAGCGCACCAAATGGCTAGTCAAGCGTACAACAACATCATGGCGAAACTAAATGGTAAGGTACTTAAGCCTTATGTTTACAAAGACCATGGCTCATTGGTTTCTTTGAGCCAGTTTTCCACGGTAGGAAGCTTGATGGGTAACCTAACTAAAGGTTCAATGATGATTGAAGGACGTATAGCGCGTGTCGTCTATATCTCTTTGTATCGTATGCACCAGATGGCACTTCACGGAATGTTTAAGACAACACTTATGATGTTGGTTGGCCGTATAAACCGAGTATTGAGACCAAACCTAAAACTGCATTAA
- the lpoB gene encoding penicillin-binding protein activator LpoB, which yields MNKGVIALIGLAVVLGGCSNTVNYGDAQEAETTTIDFGSTDLQKIASEMVDSMLMSGSVAAITRDSRPVAFVETIKNKTSEHIDTESITDSISTKMLNSGKFRFVDMDRVESVRKQLNFQNNDELADQSSAIQFGKMVGAQYMLYGNMSSIVKQAGSKKDVYYKMTMRLMDLETGIIEWADETEIRKNESKSFLGL from the coding sequence ATGAATAAAGGTGTTATAGCGTTAATTGGGCTAGCGGTTGTTTTAGGCGGCTGTTCGAATACTGTTAATTATGGCGATGCACAAGAAGCAGAAACCACAACGATTGATTTTGGATCAACCGACTTACAAAAAATCGCTAGTGAGATGGTTGATAGTATGCTGATGTCAGGATCTGTAGCTGCCATTACTAGAGATAGCCGCCCAGTCGCTTTTGTCGAAACTATCAAGAACAAGACTAGCGAGCACATAGATACGGAGTCTATCACTGATTCCATTAGTACCAAGATGCTGAACTCTGGGAAATTCCGTTTTGTAGATATGGATAGAGTAGAATCAGTACGTAAGCAACTAAACTTCCAAAACAACGATGAATTAGCGGATCAAAGCAGCGCTATTCAGTTCGGCAAGATGGTTGGCGCTCAATATATGCTCTATGGCAACATGTCGAGTATTGTAAAGCAAGCGGGTAGCAAAAAAGACGTCTATTATAAAATGACAATGCGTTTAATGGACCTTGAAACGGGCATTATCGAATGGGCTGATGAAACTGAGATCCGAAAAAATGAATCGAAGAGCTTCTTAGGTTTATAA
- a CDS encoding peptidoglycan binding protein CsiV, producing the protein MKKLVFLLLFIIALPSFAAERQFDIELIVFKRTVDPEKLSESWPSAMPPIDFTNVGTFENSEYRQRKGVSIRGYDEYQLLNQVERLKKHAGFQVLMHKVWRQGDNGKASAPKFRIRAGKDYSKSYNPDGSQKITFTDNSAGTIQEQTIDNPLYELDGELQVYVQHYLFLETTLDLKAPGVREVFLEDKKLDLTEAETDNNVQFGDLKEVSPTIQEERFLKSYRMEQKRRIRSSETHYLDHPLMGIIVQIRRVP; encoded by the coding sequence ATGAAAAAACTGGTCTTTCTTCTGCTCTTTATCATTGCTTTGCCGTCGTTCGCGGCCGAGCGTCAATTTGATATTGAACTTATTGTATTTAAACGCACTGTTGATCCTGAAAAGCTAAGTGAATCTTGGCCTAGCGCAATGCCACCAATCGACTTCACTAATGTGGGGACCTTTGAAAACAGTGAATATAGGCAGAGAAAAGGGGTTTCCATTCGCGGCTACGATGAGTATCAACTACTTAACCAAGTAGAACGCCTTAAAAAGCACGCCGGATTTCAAGTTTTAATGCATAAAGTATGGCGTCAAGGTGACAATGGCAAAGCTTCTGCGCCTAAGTTTCGAATTCGAGCTGGTAAAGATTATTCCAAATCTTATAACCCTGACGGCAGCCAAAAAATCACTTTTACAGACAACAGCGCGGGCACTATTCAAGAACAGACCATTGACAACCCACTCTACGAGTTAGATGGAGAGTTGCAAGTATATGTTCAGCACTATTTGTTTTTAGAAACCACCTTAGACCTTAAAGCTCCAGGCGTTCGTGAGGTATTTTTAGAAGACAAGAAACTTGATCTAACTGAAGCCGAAACCGACAACAATGTTCAGTTTGGCGATCTAAAAGAAGTATCGCCCACTATTCAAGAAGAACGTTTTTTAAAGAGCTACAGAATGGAACAAAAACGCCGTATACGAAGCAGTGAAACCCACTACTTAGACCATCCGTTGATGGGCATTATTGTTCAAATTCGACGTGTACCGTAA
- a CDS encoding GNAT family N-acetyltransferase codes for MVTSLEIFTKRLTLKIINQEHSHAFANRVADSLSLHRWMDWCEPSFNVEDAQEFIRANRLNWVKGTSYGFGVFCQKNQEFIGMVAITEVHLISNSASLGYWIADKHQQKGYAKEALNSIISFSFEKLQLTRIELVCDPENVLSHKVALSCGCINEGINRNRFIYNGKPKDGLVFCVTPDLHI; via the coding sequence TTGGTCACTAGTTTAGAAATATTCACCAAGCGATTAACGCTTAAAATTATAAACCAAGAACATAGTCATGCATTTGCCAATCGAGTCGCTGATTCATTATCGTTACATCGTTGGATGGATTGGTGTGAGCCTAGTTTCAACGTTGAAGATGCGCAGGAGTTCATTCGGGCAAATCGACTCAACTGGGTAAAAGGAACGTCTTATGGTTTTGGCGTATTCTGTCAGAAAAACCAAGAATTTATTGGTATGGTTGCTATTACTGAAGTTCATCTCATTTCTAACTCTGCAAGCCTTGGCTACTGGATAGCCGATAAGCATCAACAAAAAGGCTACGCTAAAGAGGCTCTAAACTCTATCATCAGTTTCAGTTTCGAAAAGCTACAGTTAACCCGCATTGAGTTAGTCTGTGACCCAGAAAATGTCCTCAGCCATAAAGTCGCGCTAAGTTGCGGCTGTATAAATGAAGGTATTAATAGAAATCGCTTTATTTATAACGGCAAACCAAAAGATGGATTAGTATTTTGTGTCACGCCAGACCTCCATATTTAA
- a CDS encoding phosphotransferase: MTWSEAKSLDQSLLSLDSFFIEPPQIAEILPGGLTNRCWKITSHSGTPYVWRPSSIQLFQFGISRIRENQLLESLRECHFAPTPIHLNDKGLLVEWLEGSVGDVPLSNIELIGTLSKIHSVNIHNKPVPLFAYTAKVDGYWHKLNLELKSKQREQIYNLYRELPDIPQVEPTLCHFDLGNYNIVRTVQGIKVIDWEYAGVSDPRMDLAMTLELSGYNMPKSVAMYCKLRNIEDIDRWLVGVNQWQPRNHMMAMLWYLLGYQLWRDNNYLLQAERLEALLIR; the protein is encoded by the coding sequence ATGACATGGAGTGAAGCAAAATCGCTTGACCAGTCGTTATTATCACTGGACTCTTTTTTTATTGAGCCGCCACAAATTGCAGAAATTCTCCCTGGAGGCTTAACTAATCGATGTTGGAAAATTACGTCTCACTCGGGTACACCTTATGTTTGGCGACCTAGCTCCATACAGCTATTTCAATTTGGGATCTCTCGTATTAGAGAGAATCAATTACTGGAATCATTAAGAGAATGCCATTTCGCTCCGACTCCAATACATCTAAACGATAAAGGTTTATTGGTTGAGTGGTTAGAGGGAAGCGTTGGCGATGTTCCGTTGAGTAATATTGAGTTGATTGGGACGCTCAGCAAGATCCATTCTGTAAATATTCACAATAAACCCGTACCGTTGTTTGCTTATACTGCAAAAGTTGACGGGTACTGGCATAAATTAAACTTAGAACTAAAATCAAAACAGCGAGAGCAGATCTATAATCTTTATAGAGAATTACCTGATATCCCTCAAGTTGAACCAACCTTGTGCCATTTTGATCTGGGAAACTACAATATAGTTAGAACCGTTCAGGGTATAAAGGTGATCGATTGGGAATATGCTGGCGTCAGTGATCCTAGAATGGATCTGGCAATGACCCTGGAACTTAGTGGCTATAATATGCCAAAAAGTGTTGCGATGTATTGTAAGTTGAGAAATATCGAAGATATTGACAGATGGTTAGTGGGAGTTAATCAGTGGCAACCGCGTAATCACATGATGGCAATGCTGTGGTATTTGCTAGGTTACCAGCTTTGGCGTGATAATAACTACCTGTTGCAAGCAGAACGGTTGGAAGCGTTGCTTATTCGGTAA
- a CDS encoding YcfL family protein → MKKIGIALIMALALIGCSNNTAGLRVDGRSQNVMFGDNVLGGRLLVDNIATTELEGHARGIVTLTSQFKGDQNIQYRFYWYDNDGLEVNSKQAAWKQQIVRGFETLSISEVSINPNGKQFRVQIREANN, encoded by the coding sequence ATGAAAAAAATAGGGATAGCATTAATTATGGCCTTGGCCTTAATCGGTTGTTCTAACAATACAGCAGGTCTTCGAGTTGATGGCCGGTCACAAAATGTGATGTTTGGTGACAATGTGCTCGGAGGGCGGTTACTGGTTGATAATATCGCGACCACAGAATTAGAGGGGCACGCGAGAGGTATTGTCACACTTACTAGTCAGTTTAAAGGTGACCAAAATATTCAGTATCGCTTCTATTGGTACGATAACGATGGATTAGAAGTGAATTCTAAGCAAGCAGCTTGGAAACAACAGATTGTGAGAGGGTTTGAAACACTTTCTATCTCGGAAGTGTCTATTAATCCAAATGGCAAACAATTCCGTGTTCAAATACGTGAAGCAAATAATTAA
- the ycfP gene encoding alpha/beta hydrolase YcfP — MIIYLHGFDSTSPGNHEKVLQLQFIDDDVRFINYSTLHPKHDMAHLLKEVHKAIEQSDDLHPIICGVGLGGYWSERIGFLCGIKQVAFNPNLYPELNMTGKIDRPEEYEDIATKCVAQYRIKNKDRCLVILSKSDEDIDHSVTVDALKDYYQIIWDETETHKFKKISQHLQTIKAFKEA, encoded by the coding sequence ATGATAATTTATTTACACGGCTTTGACTCAACAAGCCCAGGGAATCACGAGAAAGTACTTCAGCTTCAGTTTATAGACGATGACGTCCGTTTTATTAACTACAGTACGCTTCATCCGAAGCATGATATGGCGCACCTTCTAAAGGAAGTACACAAGGCGATTGAGCAATCGGACGACCTTCATCCAATTATTTGTGGCGTAGGGCTGGGCGGTTATTGGTCTGAACGCATCGGGTTTTTATGCGGTATTAAACAGGTTGCTTTTAATCCTAATTTATATCCAGAACTAAACATGACTGGAAAGATAGACAGACCAGAAGAGTACGAAGATATCGCAACTAAGTGCGTTGCACAGTATCGAATCAAGAATAAAGATCGTTGTTTGGTCATTCTTTCTAAGAGTGATGAGGATATTGACCACAGCGTAACGGTTGATGCTTTAAAAGATTACTATCAAATAATTTGGGATGAGACAGAAACTCATAAATTTAAAAAAATATCCCAACATTTGCAAACCATCAAGGCATTTAAAGAAGCTTGA